A single Arachidicoccus sp. BS20 DNA region contains:
- a CDS encoding isoaspartyl peptidase/L-asparaginase family protein, which produces MMQRRKFLQMGSLGAGGFLFSKNLKANFKNNAVTKPLVITTWNTGIDANVEAWKVLSTGGRALDAVEKGVMVTESSINCCVGLGANPDRDGIVTLDASIMDEHGNAGAVAAIERIKHPISVARKVMENTPHVLLVGAGAQEFALSQGFQLEPQKLSPDAEAEYKKWLKTSKYQPVINIEKGKNETKGQTAFAPMKLSNGDWNHDTIGMLAIDVNGNLSGSCTTSGMGFKVRGRVGDSPLIGAGLYVDNEIGAAVSTGLGEEVIKSAGTFLIVEFMRQGYSPEAACKAAVERIVKRTGVAKAHTYQVAFIALNKKGETGAFCVQKGFNYAVYSNEINNLLFDSKYLYTDGVS; this is translated from the coding sequence ATGATGCAGCGCAGAAAATTTCTTCAGATGGGTTCGCTTGGCGCGGGCGGTTTTTTATTTTCCAAAAACTTGAAAGCAAACTTTAAAAATAATGCTGTAACTAAGCCTTTAGTGATTACGACATGGAACACCGGCATTGATGCAAATGTAGAAGCATGGAAAGTGTTAAGCACCGGGGGACGAGCATTAGACGCCGTAGAAAAAGGTGTAATGGTTACAGAATCGTCAATAAATTGTTGCGTAGGACTTGGCGCAAACCCTGACAGGGACGGCATTGTAACACTTGATGCTTCTATTATGGATGAACACGGAAATGCCGGCGCAGTGGCTGCAATTGAAAGAATCAAGCATCCGATTTCGGTAGCGCGTAAAGTAATGGAAAATACGCCGCACGTGTTGTTGGTGGGCGCCGGCGCGCAGGAATTTGCATTGTCGCAAGGCTTTCAGTTGGAACCTCAAAAACTCTCGCCCGATGCGGAAGCTGAGTATAAAAAATGGTTGAAGACATCAAAATATCAGCCTGTGATTAATATCGAAAAAGGTAAGAATGAGACAAAGGGACAAACTGCGTTTGCTCCAATGAAATTGTCTAACGGAGATTGGAATCACGATACCATAGGAATGTTAGCGATTGATGTAAACGGTAATCTCAGCGGAAGTTGTACCACGAGCGGCATGGGATTTAAAGTGCGCGGCAGAGTAGGAGATTCGCCGCTCATCGGCGCTGGTTTGTATGTGGACAATGAAATAGGCGCAGCAGTTTCCACAGGTCTTGGCGAAGAGGTAATAAAATCTGCCGGAACGTTTTTGATTGTTGAATTTATGCGGCAGGGGTATTCGCCGGAAGCCGCGTGTAAAGCCGCTGTGGAACGCATTGTAAAACGTACCGGAGTTGCCAAAGCGCATACTTACCAGGTGGCTTTTATTGCGCTGAATAAAAAAGGAGAAACCGGCGCTTTTTGTGTACAAAAAGGTTTTAATTACGCAGTTTATTCCAATGAAATTAATAACTTATTGTTTGATTCAAAATATTTGTACACCGATGGTGTAAGCTGA
- the ppk1 gene encoding polyphosphate kinase 1: MKSTPIIPRDISWLSFNERVLQEANDPSVPLKERIKFLAIHSNNLEEFFRVRVAALKRMVELKGKNTNFHFEEHPQAIIDQIQTIVLRQQNEFARIWEGIIKEMSKEKIFLRDIHELTRAQKNFVHKYFDEEVASNVIPLMIEDLPTLPYLRDKSLYLGVVMSRRKDVYEQKYALIEIPVHALGRFVILPSKPGEHDIILMEDVIRFNLPIIFSYFGYDTFDAHIFNVTKDAEFDIDNDISTTLVQKIEKGIKNRRKGKAVRFTYDKEMNAGILEYLIQKLNLTQKDNIIPGGKIHNFRHFMDFPNVFPTTKRTRKNTSFIHPELADSLRVTDVVLQKDVLLSFPYHSFVSVIDLLREAAMDPEVMSIRITAYRLASNSKIINALINAARNGKEVIVMMELRARFDEEANLEWKTRLEEEGVKVLIGIPDMKVHAKICVIKKRVNKKIIEYGFVATGNLNEKTARIYADHMLMTANKGVMADINKIFKFLTTGKPERVVDLNSCKKLFVCPTGMRTHLMDLIDYEIKEAKAKRPAEIIIKLNSISDDTLIRKIYEAAAAGVSVKMVVRGIYCAHSASKKFKKDIFAVSIVDEYLEHARVLIFFHSGKEKTFIASADWMVRNLDHRVEVAVEITNRHIKKELREIMNIQLSDNVKARILDNDLSNRYVQANGKKKIRSQIEIFNYLKQQAVTYRNNHHEPKRIKGVKVAENLESKAALLKEKVIN, translated from the coding sequence ATGAAATCGACACCCATTATTCCACGTGATATCAGTTGGCTCAGTTTCAATGAGCGAGTGTTGCAAGAAGCAAACGACCCTTCTGTTCCTTTAAAAGAACGCATTAAGTTTCTCGCAATCCATTCAAATAATCTCGAAGAGTTTTTTCGTGTGCGTGTGGCGGCTTTGAAAAGAATGGTTGAGTTGAAAGGTAAGAATACCAACTTTCATTTTGAAGAACATCCACAGGCAATCATCGACCAGATTCAAACTATCGTGTTGCGTCAGCAGAATGAATTTGCAAGAATTTGGGAAGGCATTATCAAGGAAATGAGTAAGGAAAAAATTTTCCTCAGAGATATTCATGAACTCACACGCGCGCAAAAGAATTTTGTACACAAATATTTTGACGAAGAGGTCGCATCAAATGTAATTCCCTTGATGATTGAGGATTTACCCACATTACCTTATCTGCGTGATAAGAGCTTGTATCTCGGTGTCGTAATGAGCCGTCGCAAAGATGTGTACGAACAAAAATATGCGTTGATAGAGATTCCTGTTCATGCGTTGGGGCGCTTTGTAATTCTGCCCTCGAAGCCCGGAGAGCACGATATCATATTGATGGAAGATGTGATTCGTTTTAATCTTCCGATTATCTTTTCCTATTTCGGTTATGATACTTTTGATGCACATATTTTCAACGTAACCAAAGATGCAGAGTTTGATATCGACAATGATATTTCTACAACGCTTGTGCAAAAAATAGAAAAAGGAATTAAGAACAGGCGTAAAGGTAAAGCCGTTCGCTTTACTTATGACAAGGAAATGAATGCCGGCATTCTTGAGTACCTTATTCAGAAGCTGAATCTTACGCAAAAAGATAATATTATCCCCGGCGGGAAAATTCACAATTTCCGCCATTTTATGGACTTTCCGAATGTATTTCCGACTACGAAAAGAACACGTAAAAATACTTCTTTCATTCATCCTGAATTGGCAGATTCTCTGCGTGTAACCGACGTGGTGCTGCAAAAAGATGTGCTGCTGAGTTTTCCGTATCACTCTTTCGTTTCGGTTATCGATTTGTTGCGGGAAGCCGCGATGGACCCGGAAGTAATGAGCATCAGAATCACAGCGTACCGCTTGGCAAGTAATTCAAAAATCATCAATGCGTTAATCAACGCCGCCCGTAACGGGAAAGAGGTAATTGTAATGATGGAACTTCGTGCGCGCTTCGACGAAGAAGCTAATCTTGAATGGAAAACCAGACTGGAAGAAGAAGGCGTAAAAGTTTTAATAGGCATTCCGGATATGAAAGTTCATGCAAAAATTTGTGTGATAAAAAAACGTGTCAATAAAAAAATTATTGAATACGGTTTTGTGGCAACGGGAAATCTGAATGAAAAAACGGCACGTATTTATGCAGACCACATGCTGATGACTGCCAACAAAGGTGTAATGGCAGACATCAATAAAATTTTTAAATTTCTTACCACCGGAAAGCCGGAAAGAGTAGTAGATTTAAACAGTTGTAAAAAATTATTCGTGTGTCCCACAGGCATGCGCACGCATCTGATGGACCTGATTGATTATGAAATAAAGGAAGCCAAGGCAAAGCGTCCGGCAGAAATTATCATCAAATTAAACTCCATTAGCGACGATACTTTAATAAGAAAAATTTATGAAGCGGCGGCGGCAGGTGTTTCTGTAAAAATGGTCGTACGCGGCATTTATTGTGCGCATAGCGCCAGTAAAAAGTTTAAAAAAGATATTTTTGCGGTCAGCATTGTGGATGAGTACCTTGAGCACGCACGCGTACTGATTTTCTTTCATTCGGGAAAAGAGAAAACATTCATAGCTTCTGCCGACTGGATGGTGCGAAATCTTGACCACCGGGTCGAAGTAGCTGTTGAAATTACCAACAGGCATATCAAGAAAGAACTGCGGGAAATTATGAATATACAATTGAGTGATAACGTAAAAGCACGTATCTTGGACAATGATTTGTCAAACAGGTATGTGCAGGCAAACGGCAAGAAAAAGATTCGTTCACAGATAGAAATCTTTAATTACCTGAAGCAACAGGCGGTAACATATCGCAATAATCATCACGAGCCTAAAAGAATAAAAGGCGTGAAAGTTGCCGAAAACCTTGAGTCGAAAGCCGCGTTACTAAAAGAAAAGGTTATTAACTAA